Genomic segment of Fibrobacterota bacterium:
TATTTCCTACGGATGCGGATCGGCGGGGAGTCCGTGTCCCATCCCTTCTTCCATTCCGGGACCGGATCGGCCGGGACGGTTTTCGCCCCGGCCCTGCGGGTCGCCTCGGCGAAGCGGGCCGCCGCCGTCGATACGTTGCGCGTCAAGAAGACGGGGTATCAGGATCTCGCCAAGGAAATCACCAGCTATACCGCCGGCAATCTGGGCGACTTGACCCTGACGGCTACGTCCGCGGACGGCTGGGTCAATCTCTTCAACGGCAAGGACCTCACCGGCTGGACGCCTCTAATCCATCTGTCCAAGGTCGGGGTCAACACCGACAGCACCTTCAGGCCCGATCTGGAAAATGGCGGGATCCGCATTTCCTATGATAATGCTACGGGGAGTTACGGCGGGGATAAATGCAAGTGCGGGCTCCTGTATTACAACCGGCCGCTTACCAACTACCGCATCCGGGTGACTTATCGCTTCTTCGACCCTCAGATAGCGAATCCGCCGTCGTGGGGAAAAAACAATTCCGGCCTGATGATATTCGGCATCGATCCGGCCAAGGTAACCGGGGATCCGATATACCCTCCCATCGTCGAAATCCAGATCTTGGGCACCCCCAGCGCCGGCGGCAGCACGAATGCGAATGAATGCGAGATGAGCCAGTTCGTCAATCCGACCGTTACCGCGACCCATACCGGCAGCTGCGGAAACAATAAGGACAGTAAAGCCTCGGGTTCTGGCAAAACCGCGCCTGCGGCCGGTGTATGGACTACGCTCGAGGCGGACGTGCATATCACGGGCGATACCAAGGTGTACCAATTGCCCGATACTACCAATCCGGTCCTGATTATCAGCAACCCTAAATACGGCTCGCAACCGGTCACGAGCGGATACCTGGCATTGCAATCGGAGAGCCAACCCATCGTGTTCAAGGACATCCTGCTCAAAGAACTGCCGCAGTAATCCCCACTCACGTTCGTGACTGGAAGGATAATCGTGACGACGGTTCCGCCGCCCAAACCGGAGGTCAAGGACGGGGGTGAAACCCCTTCCGTTTTCGATTACACCGATTATCGTCGCTTCCTGAAGGCGTATTACGAACATCAGAAGCGGAAGAATCCCGCCTTCTCCTACCGGTATTTCGCGCTCAAGGCGAAAGTGAATTCCTCCGGCCACCTGAAGAACGTCATCGACGGAAAGCGCGGCTTGGGCCGGGGCCTGATCGTGCGCTACGCCGAGGCCATGAAGCTGAAGAAAAAAGAGGCCGAGTACTTCGAGGGCCTGGTCGATTTCAACGAGGCCCGCACCGTCGAGGAGAAACGCATCTTCTTCGAGCGACTGCTCGCGCTCCGCAAGCCCGAGGCGCATCAGGTCCAGGCCAGCCAATTCGAGTTCTACTCCAAATGGTATTACACCGCCGTCCGGGAGTTGATCGGCATGACCCCGTTCCGCGGGGACTGCGCGGCCCTGGCGCGCGCCTTGGATCCGGCCATCCGCCCCGAGCAGGCCGAGAAGGCCGTACGCGTGCTGGAAGAGGCCCAACTCATCGTCAAGGATGCGAAAGGGCGATACCGGCAGGCCCAGCCCTTGATCACCAC
This window contains:
- a CDS encoding DUF1080 domain-containing protein; its protein translation is MHAKILCVVTGITVGILQAQTVDLKGRVMAGGAPVADATVDLKVKGTSTKTAADGTFSFGTTALAPMGGPALDYHLDAGFLSLKIGNRVDLRLEIFANDGRLQGSIDRSLEAGSHRIALADAMPASANAGLYFLRMRIGGESVSHPFFHSGTGSAGTVFAPALRVASAKRAAAVDTLRVKKTGYQDLAKEITSYTAGNLGDLTLTATSADGWVNLFNGKDLTGWTPLIHLSKVGVNTDSTFRPDLENGGIRISYDNATGSYGGDKCKCGLLYYNRPLTNYRIRVTYRFFDPQIANPPSWGKNNSGLMIFGIDPAKVTGDPIYPPIVEIQILGTPSAGGSTNANECEMSQFVNPTVTATHTGSCGNNKDSKASGSGKTAPAAGVWTTLEADVHITGDTKVYQLPDTTNPVLIISNPKYGSQPVTSGYLALQSESQPIVFKDILLKELPQ
- a CDS encoding TIGR02147 family protein, coding for MTTVPPPKPEVKDGGETPSVFDYTDYRRFLKAYYEHQKRKNPAFSYRYFALKAKVNSSGHLKNVIDGKRGLGRGLIVRYAEAMKLKKKEAEYFEGLVDFNEARTVEEKRIFFERLLALRKPEAHQVQASQFEFYSKWYYTAVRELIGMTPFRGDCAALARALDPAIRPEQAEKAVRVLEEAQLIVKDAKGRYRQAQPLITTGPEVESVSVAQYQIACMDLAKEAIDRHEAGVRDISTLTLSLTSEGFSMLKEEIVSFRKKLLSLERNFLAPDRVYQLNLQFFPLSKLPAEEKP